In Alteracholeplasma palmae J233, a single genomic region encodes these proteins:
- a CDS encoding glycosyltransferase yields the protein MENKKITIGIFVDSYFPMIDGVVMVVHNYAKRLADKANVIVFAPRFGKPFDDSKFAFKVVRSKSFQIPFIDYRAPLPKMDKQFQKELKESNLDIVHIHSGFAIGNQGAEYAREHNIPVIATLHSQHKRDILERTHSKLITKVIMGSLIKVLSKTDKCFAVNEKMADLYVEYGLKNKPGVLTNATELKLCEDFDKIASLKEKHQIKDEKILIFVGRIDKTKNIHFTVEVLRKLKELKFNYRMLIIGGGPYMKKLVKQIKKYELEEYVILTGRIYEREDIAAYYRMANLMIFPSTYDASSLVQIEAASQKTPTIFAKNSITSSTITPDVNGYEAELDVDIFARKIISVLEDNKKHLEVAQNAYDQIYTHWDKKVEDIYDFYLELIEEKKRS from the coding sequence ATGGAAAATAAAAAAATAACAATAGGAATATTTGTAGACTCCTATTTTCCAATGATAGATGGCGTAGTAATGGTTGTTCATAATTATGCTAAAAGATTAGCTGATAAAGCTAATGTAATCGTGTTTGCTCCAAGGTTTGGTAAACCGTTTGATGACTCAAAGTTTGCGTTTAAAGTAGTTAGATCAAAAAGTTTTCAAATTCCTTTTATAGATTATAGAGCGCCTCTTCCAAAAATGGATAAACAGTTTCAAAAAGAACTAAAAGAATCTAATTTAGATATTGTACATATACATTCAGGTTTTGCAATTGGTAATCAAGGTGCAGAGTATGCAAGAGAACATAATATTCCAGTAATTGCTACACTGCATAGCCAACATAAAAGAGATATTTTAGAACGTACGCATTCTAAATTAATTACTAAAGTTATTATGGGTTCTTTGATCAAAGTTTTATCTAAAACAGACAAATGTTTTGCTGTTAATGAAAAAATGGCTGATCTATATGTTGAATATGGATTAAAAAATAAACCAGGAGTTTTAACAAACGCAACAGAATTAAAATTATGTGAAGACTTTGATAAAATTGCTAGTTTAAAAGAAAAACATCAAATCAAAGATGAAAAAATACTTATATTTGTTGGTAGAATTGATAAAACTAAGAATATCCATTTTACAGTAGAAGTTTTAAGAAAATTAAAAGAACTTAAGTTTAATTATCGTATGCTCATCATTGGTGGTGGACCATACATGAAAAAATTAGTTAAGCAAATAAAAAAATATGAATTAGAAGAATATGTTATTTTAACAGGAAGAATTTATGAAAGAGAAGATATTGCTGCTTATTATAGAATGGCTAATCTCATGATTTTTCCATCAACTTACGATGCATCAAGTTTAGTTCAAATAGAGGCTGCTAGCCAAAAGACACCAACTATTTTTGCTAAAAACTCAATTACCTCTAGTACCATTACACCAGATGTAAATGGATATGAGGCAGAACTTGATGTAGATATATTTGCTAGAAAAATTATCAGTGTTTTAGAAGATAATAAGAAACACCTAGAAGTGGCTCAAAATGCTTATGACCAAATTTATACTCATTGGGATAAAAAAGTTGAAGATATTTATGATTTTTATTTAGAACTTATAGAAGAAAAAAAAAGAAGTTAG
- a CDS encoding response regulator has protein sequence MSLNKIEVLIIEDDQHINTYIKNILTHQNMNVLQTYDGKEGLKYASSKVPDIILLDLGLPDMDGIEVLKQIRLWTSVPIVIISARENEKEKVNALDLGADDYITKPFGTEELLARVRVSLRHAQVKTADQPFDQKEVINELTIDYEKRVVSIRDKVIHLTPIEYKILVLFIKNIGKVLTHDYIIRQVWGLYYADNQTLRVNMANLRRKIEKNPAEPEYILTEVGVGYRMIDEKTY, from the coding sequence ATGAGTTTAAATAAAATTGAAGTACTTATTATTGAAGATGATCAACATATTAATACATATATAAAAAATATACTAACGCATCAAAATATGAACGTATTACAAACATATGATGGAAAAGAAGGATTAAAGTATGCCTCTAGTAAAGTTCCAGATATTATTTTACTTGACTTAGGTTTACCAGATATGGATGGTATCGAAGTTTTAAAGCAAATAAGGCTATGGACATCAGTTCCAATTGTTATTATCTCTGCTAGAGAAAATGAAAAAGAAAAGGTAAATGCTCTAGACTTAGGTGCAGATGATTATATTACTAAACCCTTTGGTACAGAAGAACTTCTAGCAAGAGTAAGAGTATCGTTAAGACATGCACAAGTTAAAACAGCCGACCAGCCCTTTGATCAAAAAGAAGTAATTAATGAATTAACAATTGATTATGAAAAAAGAGTTGTAAGTATAAGAGATAAAGTAATACATTTGACTCCTATTGAATACAAAATCTTAGTTTTATTTATTAAAAACATAGGTAAAGTTTTAACACATGACTATATCATAAGACAAGTATGGGGACTCTACTATGCAGATAATCAAACATTAAGAGTTAATATGGCTAATTTAAGAAGAAAAATTGAAAAAAATCCTGCAGAACCAGAGTATATTTTGACAGAAGTTGGTGTAGGATATAGAATGATAGATGAAAAAACATACTGA
- a CDS encoding lysylphosphatidylglycerol synthase transmembrane domain-containing protein: METKKNKGLFSKILIIFIILGLLLSIILSISDFELVIEKLKETNVFWMLLSAVISILSVVVLSISNQVALRSLDKNITYFDGFLVQTTEPFFSGITPFGSGAQPFQIYEMVKKGARSDVASAVSLVNFIVFQTVTVIILIISLIIYWNELWAGMGYNIFYILAGIFFNTIILVLLLLLGYAKGFGKFVTKILLFFQKYRWSKKWATRGLEKADIFIENFQTGVKVLMPKKRILIASTLLKIVSFILKYGSIIFVLIALGHSLTPSEYLYLTAASFIAINAMMWVPLPGASGGTEFALGMMLNAIPLFYGGVKNPILIIVLLLWRFITYYLQLIIGFIAYLLLKRKNKKNDELINSEEN; the protein is encoded by the coding sequence ATGGAAACAAAAAAGAATAAAGGTTTATTTTCTAAAATTTTAATTATATTTATTATACTAGGCTTATTGCTATCTATTATTCTTAGTATTAGTGATTTTGAATTGGTTATTGAAAAATTAAAAGAAACAAATGTATTTTGGATGTTATTATCTGCGGTGATATCAATTTTAAGTGTTGTTGTTTTATCTATTTCAAATCAAGTAGCACTGCGATCTTTAGATAAAAATATAACTTATTTTGACGGTTTTTTAGTACAAACAACAGAACCTTTCTTTAGCGGAATTACCCCATTTGGATCTGGAGCACAACCTTTTCAAATATATGAAATGGTAAAAAAAGGTGCTAGAAGTGATGTTGCATCAGCCGTATCATTAGTTAATTTTATAGTCTTTCAAACAGTTACAGTGATTATATTAATTATTTCATTAATTATATATTGGAATGAATTATGGGCTGGTATGGGTTATAACATATTTTATATATTAGCTGGTATCTTTTTTAATACAATCATACTAGTTTTACTCTTATTACTAGGATATGCAAAAGGTTTTGGTAAATTTGTTACTAAAATATTATTGTTTTTTCAAAAATATCGTTGGTCTAAAAAGTGGGCTACTAGAGGTTTAGAAAAAGCAGATATATTTATAGAAAATTTTCAAACAGGGGTAAAAGTCTTAATGCCCAAAAAACGAATTTTAATAGCATCAACGCTTTTAAAAATCGTTTCGTTTATCTTAAAATATGGATCAATTATATTTGTATTAATAGCTTTAGGTCATAGCCTTACTCCATCTGAATACCTATATTTAACAGCAGCAAGTTTTATTGCGATTAATGCAATGATGTGGGTGCCACTGCCAGGTGCATCCGGAGGTACAGAGTTTGCCTTAGGTATGATGCTAAATGCAATCCCTCTTTTCTATGGTGGAGTTAAAAACCCTATCTTAATTATTGTGTTATTATTGTGGAGATTTATTACTTATTATTTACAACTAATCATAGGATTTATTGCCTATTTACTATTAAAAAGAAAAAACAAGAAGAATGACGAATTGATTAACAGCGAGGAAAATTAA
- a CDS encoding cation-translocating P-type ATPase, whose translation MGNKKNVLIELSHQKVEAVLDNFQTRVTGLNKVEVKERQDKYGLNIIKQTKTFFPIKQFFKQFIGVMAILLWIAGILALIAEMPELAIATWIVVIVNGIFSFIQEYKADQALSSLAKMMPKQVRVIRDNEIELIDATKITIGDIIYLETGNSVPADARLIESNQLFVDNSMLSGETIPLNRTEKVSKLTNPAVSEIPNLIYAGTTVSQGSGKAVVYAIGNETEIGQVTQIAQTIESGTGTLDLQIHKIVKTISIIATIMGLLIFMATKLILKLEWQAGFVFALSILVANIPEGLLPTVNLSLAVGSQRMAKKNALIKKLTSVETLSSATVICTDKTGTLTQNQLMVRKIFTPEGLVEITGDGYQKTGDFKITAKNGKKGVEKFLSAAILCSETDIVESTENKNQWQVIGSPTEGSLLVAASKYGYDIKDVRSKFKLLKMNPFTSERKKMSTYVQNISDQSYDKDARYLFIKGAPNIILADCTMQYKENHVTILSEEEKVQYLKENDNFASQGFRVLAVGYKKIENDQYQEDDMVFLGFAVTYDPPKKEVAEAVANLRTSGIKITIITGDYGLTAAAIGKQVGIIDDEYINLDGVEVEKMTTTELENILKSDQPIVFSRTTPQHKLKIVEAYKKNGEVVAVTGDGVNDILALKSAHIGIAMGKNGTDVARNSADMILLDDNFATISHAVLEGRGIYENIKKFITYVLASNVPQLIPVLMMIFFRIPPALTVLQILLIDLLTDLVPALALGAEIPDVRLLKEKPRNTKENILERKLLLRAYMFLGMIEALLSFGVFILIWYFAGYTFSEISYIGNLVINGQATEHAMNTYHYASTMALGVVIFSQIGNVFACRSEKLNFFETIKKPNKLLYIGILSEIVIFILIIHIPFLQDIFGTTHIKLVDYLILLIMPIIVIGLDLLYKKIVTLKNRGQKVYDK comes from the coding sequence ATGGGAAATAAAAAAAATGTATTAATAGAACTTAGTCACCAAAAAGTTGAAGCAGTTCTAGATAATTTTCAAACTAGAGTCACGGGACTTAATAAAGTAGAAGTAAAAGAAAGACAAGATAAATATGGATTAAATATAATTAAACAAACAAAAACATTTTTTCCAATCAAACAATTTTTTAAACAATTTATCGGTGTGATGGCAATACTATTATGGATTGCTGGAATATTAGCGCTTATAGCTGAAATGCCTGAATTAGCGATTGCTACATGGATTGTAGTAATTGTAAATGGTATCTTTTCATTTATTCAAGAATATAAAGCAGATCAAGCATTATCTTCTTTGGCTAAAATGATGCCTAAACAAGTGAGAGTAATAAGAGATAATGAGATAGAGCTAATTGATGCTACAAAGATCACAATAGGAGATATCATATATTTAGAAACGGGAAACTCAGTACCAGCAGATGCAAGATTGATTGAGTCTAATCAGTTATTTGTTGATAATTCAATGCTTTCAGGTGAAACAATACCTTTAAATAGAACTGAGAAAGTTTCAAAACTTACTAATCCAGCCGTATCTGAAATTCCAAATTTAATATATGCTGGGACAACAGTTTCACAGGGAAGTGGAAAAGCCGTTGTTTATGCTATAGGTAATGAAACTGAAATTGGTCAAGTTACACAAATTGCTCAAACAATTGAATCTGGTACAGGAACATTAGATTTACAAATTCATAAGATTGTCAAAACAATTAGTATTATAGCTACTATTATGGGACTGTTAATTTTTATGGCAACTAAACTGATATTGAAATTAGAATGGCAAGCTGGCTTTGTTTTTGCTCTTAGTATACTTGTTGCAAACATTCCAGAAGGACTCTTGCCAACAGTAAATTTAAGTTTGGCAGTAGGTTCTCAAAGAATGGCTAAAAAGAACGCCTTAATTAAAAAACTAACCTCAGTAGAAACGCTTAGTTCTGCAACAGTTATTTGTACAGATAAAACAGGAACTCTTACACAAAATCAATTAATGGTAAGAAAGATTTTCACACCAGAAGGATTAGTTGAAATAACTGGGGATGGCTATCAAAAAACAGGTGACTTTAAAATAACTGCAAAAAATGGTAAAAAAGGCGTAGAAAAATTTTTATCAGCCGCAATTTTATGTTCAGAGACAGATATTGTTGAAAGCACAGAAAATAAAAATCAATGGCAAGTAATAGGAAGCCCAACAGAAGGTTCATTGCTAGTTGCAGCATCTAAATATGGCTATGATATAAAAGATGTTAGAAGTAAATTTAAACTACTTAAAATGAATCCATTTACATCAGAACGTAAAAAAATGAGTACTTACGTTCAAAATATTAGTGATCAATCATATGACAAAGATGCAAGATATCTATTTATTAAAGGTGCACCTAATATTATTCTTGCTGATTGTACGATGCAATATAAGGAAAATCATGTAACTATACTTAGTGAAGAAGAAAAAGTACAATACTTAAAAGAAAACGATAATTTTGCTTCACAAGGGTTTAGAGTTTTAGCTGTTGGCTATAAAAAAATTGAAAATGACCAATATCAAGAAGATGATATGGTATTTTTAGGGTTTGCAGTCACTTATGATCCACCTAAAAAAGAAGTAGCAGAAGCTGTTGCTAATTTAAGAACTTCAGGAATTAAAATCACAATTATTACAGGAGATTATGGGTTAACAGCAGCAGCAATCGGTAAGCAAGTCGGTATTATCGACGATGAATATATTAACTTGGATGGTGTTGAAGTTGAAAAGATGACTACAACCGAGTTAGAAAATATATTAAAAAGTGATCAACCTATTGTCTTTTCGAGAACAACGCCTCAACACAAATTAAAAATTGTTGAAGCATACAAAAAAAATGGTGAAGTAGTTGCAGTTACAGGAGATGGTGTAAATGATATCTTGGCATTAAAATCAGCACACATTGGTATAGCTATGGGTAAAAATGGCACTGATGTTGCAAGAAATTCCGCAGATATGATTCTACTTGATGACAACTTTGCCACTATTTCTCATGCTGTGCTTGAAGGTAGAGGGATATATGAAAATATTAAAAAGTTTATTACATATGTTCTAGCTTCAAATGTTCCACAACTTATTCCTGTTTTAATGATGATATTCTTTAGAATACCACCAGCACTAACTGTTCTTCAAATATTACTAATTGACTTATTAACTGACTTAGTACCTGCTCTTGCTCTTGGTGCTGAAATACCCGATGTCCGCTTGCTAAAAGAAAAGCCAAGAAATACTAAAGAAAATATACTTGAAAGAAAATTACTACTTAGAGCTTATATGTTTTTAGGTATGATAGAAGCACTTTTATCATTTGGAGTATTCATCCTTATATGGTATTTTGCTGGATATACTTTTAGTGAAATCAGTTATATAGGAAATCTAGTAATAAATGGACAAGCAACAGAACATGCTATGAATACATATCATTATGCTTCAACGATGGCACTTGGAGTTGTTATATTTTCACAAATTGGTAATGTATTTGCTTGTAGATCTGAAAAACTTAATTTTTTTGAAACAATAAAAAAACCTAACAAGTTATTGTATATTGGGATTCTATCTGAAATAGTTATATTTATCTTAATTATACATATACCATTTTTACAAGATATTTTTGGCACAACTCATATAAAATTAGTAGATTACTTAATCTTATTAATCATGCCAATTATTGTTATAGGTTTAGACTTATTATATAAAAAAATTGTGACACTTAAGAATAGAGGGCAAAAAGTATATGATAAGTAA
- a CDS encoding HAD-IIB family hydrolase, giving the protein MHLIASDFDGTLLIDKQINPLDIEKIKEFRSKGNKFVICTGRSIDSIYDALKEFEVPFDYIIGVNGAIAIDKNYHIVYSNEFDLKTVHNINTILDTYEILGYRLSNGLSHEYIEPNNLDQEKKEINEIRGYYINAGTEENALKLAEELNKKFEGKNAQAYKNMHYVALGIKGIHKGYGVQQLADLIGFKGNIHVIGDDYNDIPMLKRFNSYGIKSGYEEAISFAKHRVNSVLEAINHIEE; this is encoded by the coding sequence ATGCATTTAATCGCGAGTGATTTTGACGGAACTTTACTAATTGATAAACAAATAAATCCTTTAGATATAGAAAAAATAAAAGAATTTAGATCAAAAGGAAATAAATTTGTTATTTGTACAGGTAGATCAATTGATTCAATCTATGATGCTTTAAAAGAATTTGAAGTACCTTTTGATTATATTATTGGTGTCAATGGAGCGATTGCTATAGATAAAAACTATCACATCGTTTATTCAAATGAATTTGATTTGAAAACAGTTCATAATATAAATACTATATTAGACACATATGAAATTTTAGGATATCGCCTTTCTAATGGATTAAGCCATGAATATATAGAACCTAACAATTTAGATCAAGAAAAAAAAGAAATAAATGAAATAAGAGGCTATTATATTAATGCTGGCACAGAAGAAAACGCCTTGAAACTAGCAGAAGAACTTAACAAAAAATTTGAAGGTAAAAATGCACAAGCATACAAAAACATGCACTATGTAGCACTTGGAATCAAGGGCATTCATAAAGGATATGGTGTTCAACAACTAGCTGATTTGATTGGTTTTAAAGGTAATATACATGTCATTGGAGATGACTATAACGATATTCCAATGCTAAAAAGATTTAATAGTTATGGTATCAAAAGCGGCTATGAAGAAGCAATCTCTTTTGCTAAACATCGTGTCAACTCAGTTTTAGAGGCAATTAATCATATAGAAGAATAA
- a CDS encoding DEAD/DEAH box helicase yields the protein MRTFSQFEIRNEILESLDLLGYKTPTEVQEEAIPEILNDKNVVIKSKTGSGKTATFSIPLIQKIVWDKKNPQALILSPTRELAMQIKEEIFSIGRLARIKVEAIYGKSSFIKQEKLLKQRNHFIVATPGRLLDHMTRKTIDLSEVDYLVIDEADEMLKMGFIEQIEEIIQQINPKQIILLSATLEEKILNKIGTYITNPVYISVEDHNEESKSIQKYIKEDLNKMYAIKQYILENKIPSAIIFCNTQEKVDELHYYLYDEKMLVKKLHGGLEQKIRTKTIKEFKEGFVRYLVATDVASRGIDVKSVNYVINYEMPKDIKTFIHRVGRTGRMGEKGSCLTLLDYDDVSHFKSIMEENDYQTEEVFFTTNETLNEDDELQTPIYIEKKDVKLNESILKLHINAGKKTKMRAVDIVGTICAIDGIKASDIGVINILDISTFVDIMNNKGQYVFEQLQTKPIKGRIRTVSKVL from the coding sequence ATGAGAACTTTTAGTCAGTTTGAAATAAGAAATGAGATACTAGAAAGTTTAGACTTGTTAGGGTATAAAACGCCAACAGAAGTCCAAGAAGAAGCAATTCCAGAAATACTTAATGATAAAAATGTAGTGATTAAATCTAAAACTGGTAGTGGAAAAACTGCTACTTTTTCCATACCACTAATCCAAAAAATTGTATGGGATAAAAAAAATCCACAAGCACTTATCCTTTCACCAACAAGAGAACTTGCTATGCAAATAAAAGAAGAAATTTTTTCAATAGGCAGATTAGCAAGGATTAAGGTAGAAGCTATTTATGGGAAAAGTTCTTTTATAAAACAAGAAAAATTACTTAAACAAAGAAATCATTTTATTGTCGCAACTCCAGGTAGATTACTAGATCATATGACGCGAAAGACAATTGATTTAAGTGAAGTAGATTACTTAGTAATAGACGAAGCAGATGAAATGCTAAAAATGGGATTCATTGAACAAATAGAAGAAATCATCCAACAAATTAACCCTAAACAAATTATTTTATTATCAGCTACTCTAGAAGAAAAGATTCTTAATAAAATAGGAACATATATTACTAACCCAGTTTATATTTCTGTTGAAGATCATAATGAAGAAAGTAAAAGTATCCAAAAATACATTAAAGAAGATTTAAACAAAATGTATGCAATAAAACAATATATCCTAGAAAATAAAATACCATCAGCCATTATTTTTTGTAATACGCAAGAAAAGGTAGATGAACTTCATTATTATTTATATGATGAAAAGATGCTTGTTAAAAAGTTGCATGGTGGGTTAGAACAAAAAATTCGAACAAAGACGATTAAAGAATTCAAAGAAGGCTTTGTTAGATACTTAGTAGCAACCGATGTCGCCTCAAGAGGGATTGATGTTAAAAGTGTTAATTATGTGATTAACTATGAAATGCCAAAAGATATAAAAACCTTTATACATAGAGTAGGAAGAACAGGTAGGATGGGAGAAAAAGGCTCATGTTTAACATTATTAGATTATGATGATGTCTCACACTTTAAATCCATTATGGAAGAAAATGATTATCAAACTGAAGAAGTCTTTTTTACAACAAATGAAACTTTAAATGAAGACGATGAATTACAAACACCTATTTATATAGAGAAAAAAGATGTTAAACTAAATGAAAGTATTCTTAAACTACATATTAATGCAGGAAAGAAAACTAAAATGAGAGCTGTTGATATTGTAGGAACAATTTGTGCTATAGACGGCATAAAGGCTTCTGATATTGGAGTTATTAATATTTTAGATATATCAACATTTGTAGATATTATGAATAATAAAGGGCAATATGTCTTTGAACAATTACAAACAAAACCTATAAAAGGTAGAATTAGAACAGTATCAAAGGTTCTATAA
- a CDS encoding calcium/sodium antiporter encodes MNIFLNIVILVIGAIILIKAADCFVDSATVVARKLKISPLIIGLTIISIGTSLPELAISLVSAIKANTTADLAMGNIIGSNITNLTLILGIGAFISPIIVQKKVFRRDGIFLLLATGLLLIFGLFFQANKQIVFWEGIILLLVAIIYFFTLIKTTKKEDTKELVQTDNVNQKEYNKFTLLVMLLGIVGIAVGAEMVTRPAQYLAEKAAISFGLDKSLATTLVGLTVVAIGTSLPELATSIAAAKRNQSDLVLGNIIGSNILNILFIVGVTATVTPLGINKAIATDLIILFLITTLVSIFLMRSKIFKSQGAFLILIYISYIIFAVYRTLNG; translated from the coding sequence ATGAATATATTTTTAAATATAGTGATACTTGTTATAGGAGCTATCATACTCATAAAGGCAGCTGATTGTTTTGTTGATTCTGCAACAGTTGTTGCAAGAAAACTAAAAATTTCACCACTTATTATAGGATTAACAATTATATCTATAGGAACATCACTTCCAGAATTAGCAATTAGTTTAGTATCAGCGATTAAAGCAAATACAACAGCTGATTTGGCTATGGGTAATATTATAGGATCTAATATTACTAACCTTACCTTAATTTTAGGCATTGGGGCTTTTATTTCACCCATTATAGTTCAAAAAAAAGTTTTTAGAAGAGATGGAATATTCTTATTATTAGCAACAGGTTTATTACTCATATTTGGATTATTCTTTCAAGCAAACAAACAAATAGTTTTTTGGGAAGGAATCATTTTATTATTAGTAGCTATAATATACTTTTTCACTTTAATTAAAACAACAAAAAAAGAGGATACAAAAGAATTAGTACAAACAGATAATGTCAATCAAAAAGAATATAATAAGTTTACATTATTAGTTATGTTGCTTGGAATAGTAGGTATAGCAGTTGGTGCTGAAATGGTAACAAGACCAGCACAATATTTAGCTGAAAAAGCAGCAATCAGTTTTGGATTAGATAAAAGTCTGGCAACAACTCTTGTTGGACTAACTGTAGTCGCGATAGGTACATCATTACCAGAATTAGCCACTTCGATTGCAGCTGCAAAAAGAAATCAAAGTGATCTTGTATTAGGAAATATCATAGGATCCAATATATTAAATATACTATTTATCGTAGGCGTGACAGCAACTGTTACACCTCTAGGGATTAACAAAGCAATCGCTACTGATTTGATTATTTTATTCCTTATAACAACTTTAGTATCAATATTTTTGATGCGAAGTAAGATTTTTAAATCGCAAGGGGCATTTTTAATTTTAATATATATAAGTTATATTATTTTTGCAGTGTATCGTACACTTAATGGGTAA